The proteins below come from a single Mytilus edulis chromosome 5, xbMytEdul2.2, whole genome shotgun sequence genomic window:
- the LOC139524023 gene encoding lysosomal phospholipase A and acyltransferase-like: MFRLIFTFLFLFFYCDCKILNPVILVPGDGGSEFVAKLNKTTAPHSWCVLHTDYYFSLWLNLEELAPFVIDCFTDNMRVIYDREKHITHNPPGVETKIPGWGDTRTVEWLDPSHISPTSYFSPIVNAMVKWGYERNVSVRGAPYDFRKAPNEYADFYQNLVTLVEETYALNNNTKVILLGHSMGNPTTLYFLNHQPQAWKDKFIQSFISLAGVWGGSVKPLRLFASGDNLGVAFVKALNARVQQRSMPSSAWLMPSDMFWGKDEILIERPGRNYTVNDYKQFFMDINFMDGWYMRQDTVNLIRSLTPPGVEVHCVHGYGIPTPGTLVYTGNMWPDSQPNVRTDDGDGTVNIRSLKGCLHWQGKQPQKIYHVPVKGAEHMEILDNKAVLAYLKKTLTS, encoded by the exons ATGTTTCGTTTGATATTTACGTTTTTGTTCctatttttttattgtgattgTAAGATCCTGAATCCTGTGATATTAG TACCTGGAGATGGTGGAAGTGAATTTGTAGCAAAACTAAACAAGACAACTGCTCCTCATTCATGGTGTGTTCTCCATACAGATTATTACTTCAGTTTATGGCTAAATCTCGAAGAGTTAGCTCCCTTTGTAATAGATTGCTTCACTGATAACATGAG AGTAATATATGATAGAGAGAAACATATAACTCATAATCCACCAGGTGTAGAAACAAAGATACCAGGATGGGGAGATACAAGGACGGTAGAGTGGCTTGATCCTTCACATATAAGTCCTA CATCTTACTTTTCGCCAATAGTTAATGCCATGGTGAAATGGGGATATGAGAGAAATGTATCGGTAAGAGGTGCTCCATATGACTTCAGGAAGGCCCCAA ATGAATATGCTGATTTTTACCAGAATTTGGTAACGTTAGTTGAGGAAACATATGCTCTAAACAACAATACAAAAGTAATCTTGCTAGGCCACAGCATGGGGAACCCTACCACACTGTACTTCCTTAACCACCAGCCTCAGGCATGGAAAGATaaatttattcagtcatttattTCATTAGCTGGTGTATGGGGAGGATCTGTCAAACCACTGAGACTCTTTGCATCAG GTGATAATCTTGGTGTAGCCTTTGTAAAAGCTTTAAATGCGAGAGTCCAACAGCGATCTATGCCTAGCTCTGCTTGGCTGATGCCGTCAGATATGTTTTGGGGTAAGGATGAAATCCTTATTGAAAGACCTGGAAGGAATTATACAGTCAATGATTACAAACAATTCTTCATGGATATTAATTTTATGGACGGGTGGTATATGAGACAAGACACTGTCAATCTTATCAGATCGCTGACGCCCCCTGGTGTGGAGGTTCACTGTGTCCATGGTTACGGCATTCCAACTCCAGGAACTCTTGTTTATACAGGCAATATGTGGCCTGATTCACAACCAAATGTCAGAACAGACGATGGCGATGGTACAGTAAATATTCGTAGTTTGAAAGGATGTTTACACTGGCAAGGGAAACAACCCCAGAAAATTTATCACGTTCCTGTCAAAGGAGCTGAGCATATGGAGATTCTTGACAATAAGGCTGTTTTAGCTTATTTAAAGAAAACCTTGACAAGTTGA